The DNA sequence CAAGTGCACCATGTGCTTCGATCGCCAGGAGATGGGAATGGAGCCCGCCTGTACGAAGACCTGTAACACCGATGCCCTGAGCTTCACCAGCAGGTCGAAGCTCGAGACCATCAAGGCCGACGCTGCCCAGCGCGGTCTCACGGTCTACGATGGCGGGTCACTGAACACCGGCGTGGTGTTCCTGCTGGAGGATAAGGCCGATCAGTACGGTCTTCCCGTCAGTCCGGCGATACCTACCCCAACGTTCCTGTGGCGCACGGTCATGAAACCACTTGGCGTTGTCGGGTTCCTCGCAGCCATCTTTGCCGTTATCGCGCACTATGTCATCATTGGTCCCAAGGACATCGAGGAAGAGGACGGAGGAGCACCACCATCTCCGCCCAAGTCACCGATGGGGGAAGGGGGTGAGTACTGATGTCTCATCATCTCGTCAAACGATTCTCCTCCGGTGAGCGGTTCATTCACTGGGTCCACATGATCTCCTTCATCACCCTGGCCCTGACCGGTCTCGGGCTGTACGCCAGGTCGTTTTTCGGCCTGACCGGCCTGTTCGGCGGGATCGACTCTTCACGGGTGATCCATCACTACACCGGACTGGTGTTCGCGGTCACGTCCCTTGCGGTCTTCTTCCAGTGGTTCAAGGATTTCTCGGCCCCTGGTGAGGATTCCCTCGCAGACGTGATCAAGGGCTACCTGGATCACAGCTTCCACCCCCAGTCAGGCAAGATAAATTTCGGCCAGAAGCTCCTTGGCTGGTTCTCTTTCCTGTTCGGAGTGGGAATGATCGTAACCGGTCTTGCCATGTGGTTCCCCTTCACGCTGGGACGCGGTCTGCAGCAGTGGATGTACTTCCTGCACAACTTCGTGTTCATATGCTTCATGCTGCTGATGATCGTTCACGTTTACCTGAGTACCACAGGTAACCCAGGCACCTGGAGAGCCATGTCCAGGGGCACGGTAACCAAGGGCTGGGCCAAGAAGCATCATCCCAAATGGGATGGTGAAGAGGCCTAAAGACCTGTACAAGTTGGTTAAAAGGGGCGCTGCTTTGGCAGCGCCCCTTTTTTTGGTGCAGGTCTTCAGGCCCTCCAGTGTAGAGTGCAGAACCTGGACCGAGACCGAGAACTAGACCTGGACCTAGTCCTGGAAAGAACTTCTGAGCCTTTCTCTACGACTAGGACCAGGACTTGGACTACGACCAGGACCTGTACTTCGGTACTAGGAACTAGGCACTGGGTACGCTTTCCTTTATAATCCCCTGGTTATGTCCAAATTTCCTCCCGACAAGAGTCTTCTTCGCCATCTGCCCAAGGTCGATTCGGTCCTGGAGCACCCAGCCGTTAAAAAACTTTGCGGCTGCGTGCCTGAACTGATCATTAAAGATGGGGTCCGACGGGAGGTTGACCATCTGAGGCACAGGATGCGTGAAGGCGATATCACTTCAGTAAAATACCTGGCACTGGATCGTGTGGCAGCCGGTGCCGTCCACAGGATCCGGGAGATGGACCGGCCCAGGCTTCGGAAGGTCATCAACGCCACCGGTGTCGTGATCCATACCAACCTTGGACGAAGTCCCCTGCCCGAGGAAGCCATCCGACAGATCGGGCTGGCCGCCAGGGGCTACTCCAACCTGGAGTACGACATCGAAGGTGGAAAGCGCGGCTCCAGGGACGACCTGGTGGAAGAGCTCCTGTGCCGTCTCACCGGCGCTCAGGCCGCCACCGTGGTCAACAACAACGCGGCCGCTGTCATGCTCGTCCTGCGGACCCTGGCGGCGGGTCGTTCGGCCGTCGTCTCCAGGGGGGAACTCGTGGAGATCGGAGGCAGTTTCCGGATCCCCGACGTCATGGAGGCATCGGGAGCGAAACTGGCCGAGGTGGGCACCACCAACAGGACCCGCATCGACGACTACCGCAAGGGCATCACCGGCGAAACGGCTCTTCTGCTCAAGGTCCACACCAGCAACTACCGGATCGTGGGGTTCGCCGAGGAGGCGTCCGTCACCGAACTGGTTGCCCTTGGCCGTGAGAAGAAGATCCCGGTTGCCGTGGACCTGGGAAGCGGGTGCCTGGTGGACCTGAGGAATCTGGGTCTCAAATACAGCGAACCCACGGTGGACGAGGTCCTCTCCCAGGGGGCCGACGTGGTGACCTTCTCGGGGGACAAGCTCCTGGGGGGACCCCAGGCCGGTATCATCGTCGGAAGCGGCAGGGCCATGGAAGCGATCAAGAAGAACCCGATGAAGAGGGCCCTGAGGGTGGGCAAACTGACTCTTTCCGCTCTCGAGGCGGTCCTCAAGGCATATCTTGACCCTGCCACCGCGGTTCACCAAATCCCGGTTCTTCGCATGATCTCCACTTCAAAGGAGAAGATCGCCCAAAGAGCCCGGCGTTTTGCCGGACGCCTCGCGGATCTCCCGATGCGGTCTTCGACCGTTTTATCCGTCTCCCGGGTGGGCGGCGGTTCCCTTCCCCTGGAGGAACTGCCCACCATGCTTTTGGCCCTGGAACCGGACGGCATCTCGGCACAGGAGCTGGAGGGACGCCTGCGCATGGCTGATCCGCCGGTGGTGGGACGGATCGTGGATGATAAGCTGTGTCTGGATCTGAGGACCGTGGCATCAAGTGAACTGGGGGAACTGGAGAGAGCGATCAGGGGAGCGCTCC is a window from the bacterium genome containing:
- a CDS encoding formate dehydrogenase subunit gamma, whose product is MSHHLVKRFSSGERFIHWVHMISFITLALTGLGLYARSFFGLTGLFGGIDSSRVIHHYTGLVFAVTSLAVFFQWFKDFSAPGEDSLADVIKGYLDHSFHPQSGKINFGQKLLGWFSFLFGVGMIVTGLAMWFPFTLGRGLQQWMYFLHNFVFICFMLLMIVHVYLSTTGNPGTWRAMSRGTVTKGWAKKHHPKWDGEEA
- the selA gene encoding L-seryl-tRNA(Sec) selenium transferase, encoding MSKFPPDKSLLRHLPKVDSVLEHPAVKKLCGCVPELIIKDGVRREVDHLRHRMREGDITSVKYLALDRVAAGAVHRIREMDRPRLRKVINATGVVIHTNLGRSPLPEEAIRQIGLAARGYSNLEYDIEGGKRGSRDDLVEELLCRLTGAQAATVVNNNAAAVMLVLRTLAAGRSAVVSRGELVEIGGSFRIPDVMEASGAKLAEVGTTNRTRIDDYRKGITGETALLLKVHTSNYRIVGFAEEASVTELVALGREKKIPVAVDLGSGCLVDLRNLGLKYSEPTVDEVLSQGADVVTFSGDKLLGGPQAGIIVGSGRAMEAIKKNPMKRALRVGKLTLSALEAVLKAYLDPATAVHQIPVLRMISTSKEKIAQRARRFAGRLADLPMRSSTVLSVSRVGGGSLPLEELPTMLLALEPDGISAQELEGRLRMADPPVVGRIVDDKLCLDLRTVASSELGELERAIRGALHDVQP
- a CDS encoding 4Fe-4S dicluster domain-containing protein, which gives rise to MAEKIIVIDTSKCTACRGCQTACKQWNSLSAVKTENYGSYENPPDLSFNTYTKIRFNEVEKGGELSWFFGQHRCMHCSDAGCMKACPVPGAITRDASGAVVINQGLCTGCKYCVFGCPFDVPRYDAMNAEGFGVDKAFKCTMCFDRQEMGMEPACTKTCNTDALSFTSRSKLETIKADAAQRGLTVYDGGSLNTGVVFLLEDKADQYGLPVSPAIPTPTFLWRTVMKPLGVVGFLAAIFAVIAHYVIIGPKDIEEEDGGAPPSPPKSPMGEGGEY